Within Spinacia oleracea cultivar Varoflay chromosome 4, BTI_SOV_V1, whole genome shotgun sequence, the genomic segment ACAAATTGCTACTCTAGTTCAAATTAATCATGTCAAAcgagtatatatatatgtttaacatcaATTATACATGCCCAATTACattaaacaaataacaaattaaaaccCCCAAATTTGAAATCAAGGGTTTGGCTTGCAAAATCGAATCAAATTTCAACCATTTTGAACGAAATCGAGCCAAATTTGAACGAAATTATGTAACGACTTGAATTTAAATGGTGAGAAATTACTCTCCCACAAAATTTCCGGATTCACAGAGAAAATAGAGTTTTTGGGttcatgatgatgatgatgatcgatgatgatgatgatgatatgaTAGGAGGAAGATAGTGCACTGGGTTTTGGGAGACATAGAGTTATGTTGATATGAGGAAGATAGTGCAAAATCTTAGAAGAATTGTGAAAGTTGATCTTGATCATTGTTTGAGGGTCGTTTGAGGATGGCAAAGACGATCGaacaaagaagaagaaaaagagaaaaataaaaatatattttttttaaaaagaaagttAAATGTAAGAATATTGGGTGAGTAAGGGTATAAAGGTAAAGTAATGCTAACGGAGCACTAACGGCCGCTAAGtccaggggtatttggtgcactttaagtttcaataggggtatattatgtattttgaaacacgcaggggtatttggtgaatttcgtgaaacctcaggggcatttcatgaaaaaaccgttatgagtccttaggttcattagttaaaaaaagagagcgaaaatgtctcatttcagcctaaatatgtccataacggccccaacaagcctaaaacgtgcataacttgattggaatgagtcttagaaagtttaaacaaagcatataaaacatgtaattaggttaaaatgagtcctttgGTTCATTGCTTCAAAAATGGGAgtgaaaatgtctcattttagcgtaaatatgtccataacgacccaacaagcctaaaacgtgcataaattgattggaatgagtcttataaagtttaaactaagcatataaaacatgtaattagttctaaatgagtccttaggttcattagttcaaaaatgggagcgaaaatgtctcattttagcctaaatatgtccataacgacccaacaagcctaaaacgtgcataacttgattggaatgagtcttagaaagtttaaacaaagcatataaaacatgtaattagtttaaaatgagcccttaggttcattagttaaaaaatgagagcgaaaatgtctcattttagcctaaatatgcccataacgacccaacaagcctaaaacgtgcataacttgattggaatgagtcttagaaagtttaaacaaagcatataaaacatgtaattagtttaaaatgagtccttaggttcattagttaaaaaatgggagcgaaaatgtctcattttagcctaaatatatccataacgacccaacaagcctaaaacgtgcataacttgattggaatgagtcttagaaataataaacaaagcatataaaacatgtaattagttttaaatgagtccttcggttcattagttaaaaaatgagagcgaaaatgtctcattttagcctaaatatgtccataacgacccaacaagcctaaaacgtgcataacttgatgggaatgagtcctagaaagtttaaacaaagcatataaaatatgtaattaggttaaaatgagtcctttggttcattagttcaaaaatgggagcaaaaatgtctcattttagcctaaatatgtccataacgacccaacaatcCTAAaccgtgcataacttgattggaatgagtcttagaaagtttaaactaagcatataaaacatgtaattagttctaaatgagtccttaggtttattagttcaaaaatgggagcgaaaatgtctcattttagcctaaatatgtccataacgacccaacaagcctaaaacgtgcataacttgattggaatgagtcttagaaagtttaaacaaagcatataaaacatgtaattagtttaaaatgagtcattaggttcattagttaaaaaatgagagcgaaaatgtctcattttagcctaaatatgtccataacaacccaacaagcctaaaacgtgcataacttgattggaatgagtcttggaaagtttaaacaaagcatataaaacatgtaattattttaaaatgagtccttaggttcattagttcaaaaatgggagcgaaaatgtctcattttagcctaaatatgtccataacgacccaacaaacctaaaacgtgcataacttgattggaatgagtcttagaaattttaaacaaagcatataaaacatgtaattaggaTTGTGTTTAATTTTCAGTCCTAGCTACCCCTTGTACTCATCTTCAGGGAATTCCAACATCAATTACTTAGAATCCTTGACCAATTAAATAGTACTCATGAGTTTAGGTTTTCCTTGACAATTTGTACATGGCATCCTTGCAATTAACTAAAGTACTTCGTTTCTTTGAAAATTTTGTCATAATATTGCCGCATTTGTTACTCTTGGTGTTATACTTGCTGCCATCATCTTcctcatctcatatttatagactccacacaacaacaacaataacaaaaatATATCAAAACTATGGATCTGGTAGAATAAATCAAATCAGGGGAAAAGACAAAATATGAATAAAAATCCATTAAAATACTGTTACTTATAGCCCTaaaatattgaaatttaattgaaGCAGTATAAATTATAAAACATATAAATTTGATACACAACTAAAGTAGATTAACAGAAAATGGATTCAAGATGAGAAATTACCGGATCCAAtgacaattaaaataaaatccaACAGAAAAGTGGATAAAAAGAAATTTAAAAAATTCTGGATTACCGATTATCCCCAAAATCTCGCCTAAAATCataattccaaaaaaaattaactccatGTTTTTTATCGTTGTCTTCGTCATATTCATAACACATTACCTGTAAAAATTAATATCACAACAATTTTCATTTAGTACCAACAAACACACCCACCAAAATAAAGATGGAATTGAAGAATAGAAGGAAGACTCATTAtacattttagcctaaatatgtccataacgacccaacaagcctataatgtgcataacttgatcagaatgagtcttagcaattttaaacaaagcatataaaacatgtaattagttttaaatgagtccttaggttcattaattaaaaaatgagagcgaaaatgtctcattttagcctaaatatgtccataacgacccaacaagcctaaaacgtgcataacttgattggaattagtcttagaaagtttaaacatagcatatagaatatgtaattagtttaaaatgagtccttaggttcattagttaaaaaatgggagcaaaaatgtctcattttagcctaaatatgtccataacgacccaacaagactaaaacgtgcataacttaattggaatgagtcttagaaagtttaaacaaagcatataaaacatgtaattagtttaaaatgattcCTTAGGTTCTGTAGTGCAAAGTTGGTAGCGAAAATGGTTCAtatgtttatatatatatatatatatatatatatatatatatatatatatatatatatatatatatatatatttatatgtttgGTTTACTCATGTATATGTAAGGTGTTATTTGCCGAAAATGAGGCGTCCTTGGATAGACGGCAAACAGACTAGTCTTGAATACTTGTCAGGAGTGGAGGAATTTTGTAGACAAGCTGTGGAACACCAAAGGAGTATTGGGGTTGGAACAATATTTTTCCCTTGTTGTGACTGCAAAAATGTCAAGAGATGGGATGACATAGAGGTCATAGAAGACCATCTGGTTCGTCGCGGGGTTTAAACAAGACTATCACACATGGTATTGGCATGGTGAGAGTCTTGATTCAATGAATGAAGATGGGTTTGATCATGAGGATAATGATGATAGTAGTGATGCAGAAAGTGTTGAGAGTGATGAGATGGATGAAGAAGATGGCGACGAGGAAGACCGGATGAGTGATATGATGGATGGGATTGGAGATCATGTAAAACCACAATCTAAGATGATGGAAAACTTGAACGAGGCTGCTAAAACACCGTTGTACCCTGGTTGTACGAAGTTCACAAAGTTGTCTGGTACCTTAGAACTTCATAATGTGAAAACAAAGTTCGGTATCTCTGACGTGGGCTTTGATCATTTGTTAGCAAAATTTGGTGAAATATTACCAGAGGGGAATACCCTCCCCTCTTCTACCTACTACGCAGAAAAGCTAATGTGTCCTTTTGGGTTAGATTATGTCAAGATCCATGCATGCCGAAATGATTGTATACTCTATCGAAAAGAGTAtgaaaatttggataagtgtcCAAAGTGCGGCGAATCACGCTACAAACGAACAGATGGTGATGATCCAAAAAAGAAAGCCCCCCGGCAAAGGTGATGTGGTATCTAACGATAATACCAAGGTTTAGGCGTCTGTTTGCAACTGAGAGTGATGCTAATAATCTTAAGTGGCATGATGAAGAGAGAAATAAAGATGGGTTACTTAGGCATCCGGCCGATTCTCCGCAATGGAGAAACATTGATAGGGCATATCCAGAATTTAAAAAGGAGGTTAGAAATCTTAGACTTGCTTTATGTACGGACGGGATGAACCCGTATGGTACACTTAGCAGTCAATGGAGCACATGGCCGGTCTTATTAGCGATATACAATCTCCCTCCTTGGTTGTGTATGAAGCGCAAGTACTTGATGTTGTCACTTTTAATTTcggggcctaaacaacccggaaatgacatagatgtatACTTGGCACCTCTCATAGATGATTTGAAGCTattgtggaatgaaggtgttcCAATGTATGATGCCCATACCAAAACTGACTTCACTTTGCGggccatgattttttgtaccATTAATGACTTTCTGGCTTACGGGAACTTGTCCGGGTACAAGATTAAAGGAGAGAAGGCATGCCCTATTTGTGAGGAGGAGATGACACCCGAATGGTTGGACTACTTCAAAAAAAATGTGTATATGGAATTCAGAAAGTTTCTCCCTCGTCATCACCCATATCGTAAGAAGAAAAGGCAATTCAATGGGTGCACGGAGGAAAAACAAGCTCGTATGCCTTTGACTGGAAAACAAATTTATGAGAAGATCAAGAATATTGAAACGAGTTATGGTAGTAAAGTTGATGTCCTTAGGGTGGAGTGTGAACTACTATCTTACATGATGTCCAATATGCCTAAATTTTCATCAGCATTATCACTTTCTGCTTCAATTTTTTCGTACAAAAAGGACACACTGACTTCTGTCAAATCTCGTGATATCTCTGAGTTTCTCACGAAGGATTTCGCCAGTATTAAAGTACTTCAAGTTTAGATGATGTATGTTATTTTGCCTATGCTATCTCATTTGATTCTACCTACATGGCGATTTATAAAATCTTTGTTATCCTTTGATCTTATGGTTAATGACCCTATGTTTGCATATGTAGGTACTTGTATCATGAAAACATATGCCCCTTAAAGTTGTCTCATATTAACTTTTTGTGTCCCGATGCAATTTCTTGTGCCACAATGAAGAAGAATCGTTTAAGCGTTATTGACTATATAAAAGATGCTTTCTTAAATGAAAGGAAAAAGGATGTGCAGTCAAAATTCTTGTTGGCCCCCTACCATGAAGGGTATCTTATATAACCTGCTAACTTTTATatatgttatttattttttaatattattagaaCTCTTGTTTTCATGCAACTAATCATATAATTGGGTACTTTATAATAGGAATCATTGGGTTCTTATCGTCCTTGATCTTGTCCTTGGCCTAGCATACGTGTTTGATTCGGCCACTCCTCCCCCTCCCGGGACACAGAAGTTAGAAGGGTTCAATTGTATACAAATGTAAGTTGAATGTACAAACCCATTTGCAACtcattatattatatatatcaATAAAACACATGCTatatttaatttctttattGAAAGTAATATGATTAGATTTTTGATAGAGAACTAAAGTGTTATAATTATTGTTTATGTAGGGCATATAGAATTTATTGGACTAATCTTGAAAATGACAAACGGAAGATTAAGTCACAAAAGTTACGATTCATACAGATGAAGGTACTAATTAAAGTTTGTACTCCTTAAATCTCttaatttgaaaatatttgCTTTGACACATATATACGTGCTTCATTTGTGTAaatagtgtgctcaacaagttGATGCAGTGGATAGTGGTTATTATGTGATGAAATACATGCATGATGTTGTCACAGTATACAATGAATACAAGGATAATTTGTCTGAGGTACGTGAACTTATTTAATTAGGTATAAGATTCAATTTTCTCTTAAATTAGTTTTCGAGTAATTAATACcaagtttttcttttttgaaggGTTATGTACAAAGAGAAATGCCATATTCTGATGAGGAGTTAGAAGAAACTCGAGAACAATGGGCAAAGTATTTTAaggacaactatttgatggatgCCGGCgaatgagtttgttgtgatctAGTAATgtatgttttatgtttttgttatgtgttggatatgacgttggatgctACTTGGAGCATATATGTGGTTATTGGAACATATATGTATGTTATGTACGTCTTTTATACAGGTCTTTATAAATTCTAGTTTTGTCCGGGTTTCGCAAATTACAAGGGAAACTATGGCAAATTTTTTGCAACCTATTAATAatgtttttattataatttttttgtcaaaataacaGGATTGTCAAAATCTGCATCTGATCGGAgctattatatttatttatttttttttaaaaaaaacattatttccAGCCCGTGTGCTAGAACTAAGCTGCAAAATGACAACTAATTGCAGCGCGTATTTCTCAACAAGGCGCTACAACTACTTTTTATTTGCAGCTTAGAGTGGTCGATCAGCGCTGCAACTAATACACTATTTGCAACCTATACAGGTAACCAGGCGCTGTAAATAACCTATTTTTTGCAGCGTGTACGATCGCTGCAAAAAATCTTATGGTATTTGCAGCCATCACTTGCAGCGCGCGAAAATGCTGCAAAAGCCTGTTTTACGCGCGCTGCAAATgtgattttttctactagtgtttaaAAGTTGGCGGTAAAATCTTTAATAACAtacctttaatagcgcttataatGTGCTGTAAAAGAATCATTTGAATTATCCTAAAGGGACCTTTTACAGCGCTTCTAGCAAGCGCTGTTAAATGTAGATTTTTCTTTTAACAGCGGAGCGATTAACAGCGCTTCTAGCAAGCGCTGTTAAATGTAGATTTTTCTTTTAACAGCGGAGCGATTAACAGCGCTTGTAGGAGCGCTGTGAAACGCAAAAACAAGCGTTGTTAAAtgacatttttgtagtagtgcttgagtcctatgttttatcacaagtcctaaaggattaaaatgaagtgtcattgttagttgtttagttgtttgattgtttgcatgttatgtcttgtgtagagtcttgagtcgccttgaacataacatactaattaacgtaaagtgtaacccgaatgagcttcaaaactctagGAACGTATGTTCCTTGAgaatgaacaatggggggagtctggtCGGAGAAcctgtactccttgaatgatacaagacgttgtttcattcttttgttttaggccgttgtgcattggaattccgtcggtatggtccgactgtcggtaggagtccgacttgttgttgtttggtgtatggtgggctcccatcacccttttctttccttttgaggatactttattttacctGTTGGAAGCTACtttctttattaaactgtgagtcaagagtcgtgtcagttgtcgagtcttgtctccatgtttatttgtttattatatggcttttgcatgtggattattaattcgttgagtgaagcatgttaggatagaatgttattctagcttgttcgtactcagcttttgctgacttcgtgcttcatgtcttctggtcatggcctttgccttaatgatcctatgatgatccatcaattgcatttgcgttgttggggagtagaattttaGTAAAGCAGGtctgtagagataacttgcgggagaagttatcatgggaactGTGTTGAGAGACTTTTTAaccttccgtattttataaactttatttatagtcatgactatcaCTGCTacttatagttaatggattttgaaatatttattactttggttttgggccttgatggttccagtttgttttaatgaccattgactatttcatatgttttgaaagttagttaagttccgctgcgtaattctggtaaatagccttagccgttatcacggtggcggtaatatcttggtaattcctttgttttaagttggaaaatgttttataaaaagcaaggaattattagggtgttacaaagtggtatactagagcttagtttcattccttctttgtagtaagtaatactacaaagtggtaaccGGAGACTAACTCTGCCTTGTAGTAAtctatactacaaagtggtatttgcagagctctagtttgagagctgctttgcattaattaatagagttaaGTGGTAAATTCTTAAACTACGATTTTGAAAACTACTCGatagtaattcatactatttgagtagaatttgcggaactttaggattttcgaaaattatttttctaaagtcaaaatgttatttttgagtactcaatattttgaaaagccaaataccaattattttaagtatttgaaaatgtattgattttattttaaattgttcgaatttattaaattcgaatGAATTCGAATTATCTTTTTCGAAATtccgaaattttttttttcttctttcggAATTTccggattttttttaaaaaaaaagaaaaaaaagaaaaaaaaagttcctgaattaattaattatttatttatttatttattttcggaaaataatcgaaataataaattaaattattcgattaattattttaattttaataatttcgtgtatatttgaagttatttatttaaattaatttcgaattttttttactaagtaaagaaagggtagattaagaagggcatattcagactaagtatgcatttaatctaagtatgcattttggTTAAGTGCTTGTGTGATTACGTATTGATTATGTGATTTTTTgtttaaagtttgatcatgttttgttttgctttatgtgattaattgcatcacgattcatgattaagcatgtacttgtgcattgagattgtatggctccacgaacttactttgtttagGAACACCTTAGTAAGACTTTATAGTTGCTaattttcaggatttaagatgttgatttcaatgtacgcaaacctaggacacctagagaagctagagtGTGAAACCCCGCACATCTATGAGAAGAAGATCGAAtttgcttgcaactattttgctacaGTGCAGATCTGCCCGAACTAAGGAAAAATGATGTTATGGCcaagatggttattcattgcttgccctctaggaacccatacatagagcttaagaatcgGTTTCGTGATATGCATTTGGACAATGGTATTCCTAACTattacaagtatggtactccagatggtagatggagatgtgacttggagattatgaccactATTATAGAGCTTGCGAAGGAATGTTTTGAGGATGGTAAAACAGTGGAAAACATCAATCTTACAGGACTAGATAATGAGACGGaaactcagatggatgaggatagtgatgatgatgatgttgttgagattgaaaaccctaatcctatcattcctgaacctactattgagatctctagtgacacagaaattgagcctTAGACTAATAATGATGAAGTGAACAGTGAGCTACAACAGAATAATGAGGATACGGAGTATGAATCTGATCcggaggaagactttgatgacttcGAAGGCCATGAGCACTCTCCACCAGCTGTAGAGGAGGAtggatagtagagtagcattttaaagacttttctaatgtaatagctagtgcttaaattttagtgaagtaataaagtagcaagctactatttatggttttagtagttcattTTGTGGTTTCTCGAATAAAGTACGATACAAAGGATGAATTATTTTctcattgaagtaataaaagtTTAGAGTTCTTTCTTTTACCTCTAATTCTAAGTTTGCGTTttctttgagcgattatcgcaaaagaatttcatgtatttcttcaatgaaattgtacttgcaaggtggttcaattCTTCACCACTTAAACGTTGTGATGCGGATTAAAGAGAGAAAGTGGCCCAATAATAGGCGCCTATCATGCTCTAAGTGTCCAAAATTTTCATACATGTTGTGCTACTTGTGTGAATTGTTAGTGCAATCCTTTAGCAAGGCAGTGTCCAAAcccagttgttaaagttagtcttttgttttattcaggagaagagaaatgactacccaagggattgccgatgtggttaggctactagctgaagtagtgcagaacttagcacagaataggaataaccagggacttgatccagctggtgagatgtttaagaaggtggcccagagtaagcctcctttgtatcaaggggaagtagacccaactgtacttgaaaactggctaagggagttcgataagcttatccgAGCTATGAATTGCCCagaaaaccttagggttaatagtgttgtgtattaccttaggggagaagctgacttatggtggcaaaggtgtgagaatgctttaagagctacacctggatttggatggcaATTGTTCAAGGTAGCCTTGAGaaacaagttttatccaccatatctgaagaagcagaaagcccaagagttcatcgagtttAGAATGGAAGGGATGTCTGTAACTGAATACTATTCCAAGTTCATAGAGTTATCtagatttgcacctgaagtggtggcaaaggaGGAGCTTAGGGatcagagatttgagagtggattgactatggattttcaattgatgcttgctggagagacctttacatctcttgacaccttGTACGGGAAAGCTGCCTATTTGTACGGtctgcagcaaaggaagaatggaacTGGTGAAAAGAGAAACgatgttggtaaccaaaaccaaggtggtggccaaCAGAATCAAGGGAACTTTTAGAGGAACATGGGAAATAATCATTTCCAGTTCAGGGGAAATCATGGTGGGAACAGAAATAACTTCCACAACAACAATGGAGgataagaatcagtctgcaaggaatggaacgagagtctatgagtgtagacgttgccataatAATCACCCaggacgagactgtaatggaaaccaagttgtctgtaggttaTGTGAGAaactaggccatagagaatttgagtattgggccaagaatgggaaacccaaccaaggcaaccgccagaacaacaaccggaataaccagaACCGGAATGGAGGAAACAATGGTAGGAACCAAAAGGGTTACCAGactggtaacaatggcaataatggccagggtaatggaaagcccggaggaAACTATCAGCAAAATCGGAACCGAAATACCAATGggaatgccaatggaggtggctataacaagggagttgcccaagggaagccgaatgtgatcactaggcaagaagacgaaaactcgtctgacgtcatagcttgtactttttctattaactccattttagttaaagtactatttgattctggtgcgacttattcatttatatcaaagggtatcttagagaagttagagcTGAAAGAACCCGAAGGgattgaagtacccatagtgataccaacaggtgagattgtgaaatgcactaagatccatagaaatgtacctttaaccatagcaaagaccatattcttgtctagcctaattgagtttgaattaggatatttagatgtgattttgggaatggattggttggcaatgt encodes:
- the LOC130459246 gene encoding uncharacterized protein isoform X1 gives rise to the protein MKKNRLSVIDYIKDAFLNERKKDVQSKFLLAPYHEGNHWVLIVLDLVLGLAYVFDSATPPPPGTQKLEGFNCIQMAYRIYWTNLENDKRKIKSQKLRFIQMKCAQQVDAVDSGYYVMKYMHDVVTVYNEYKDNLSEGYVQREMPYSDEELEETREQWAKYFKDNYLMDAGE
- the LOC130459246 gene encoding uncharacterized protein isoform X2, producing the protein MKKNRLSVIDYIKDAFLNERKKDVQSKFLLAPYHEGNHWVLIVLDLVLGLAYVFDSATPPPPGTQKLEGFNCIQMAYRIYWTNLENDKRKIKSQKLRFIQMKGYVQREMPYSDEELEETREQWAKYFKDNYLMDAGE